One genomic region from Sphingobacterium sp. UGAL515B_05 encodes:
- a CDS encoding efflux RND transporter periplasmic adaptor subunit, with protein MKNNLFKILAIAGLIASLTGCHSAAEENAKKESPEAAAPAMETFVPTKQKLTNKMQIPGEITGFQQVEIYAKVSSYVKSLNVDIGSKVHAGQLLAVLEAPELSSQLSAAKSRLKSQEAVYMATKSTYDRLFETSKVEGTVARLDLEVAESKKNADFAQYQAAKSAYAEVQNLLNYLEIRAPFDGVIATRNVNQGAYVGPAGRGSEMPIMTIQQQRKLRLAVAVPEQYSGFLTENQPLQFTVKSLPGQTFSGKIARKSGALDSRLRSERVEIDINNIDNKLLPGMVAEVELPLTSQDSTFVVPKSAVFTSGEGSFVIAVVSNKTQRIPVQKGRSIDGQIEIFGDLKQDTKLVSKADEEIIDGTSVK; from the coding sequence ATGAAAAATAATTTGTTCAAAATATTAGCTATCGCCGGCCTGATCGCATCCTTAACAGGATGCCATTCGGCTGCCGAGGAAAATGCAAAAAAAGAAAGTCCCGAAGCTGCAGCTCCGGCAATGGAGACATTTGTACCCACCAAACAGAAATTAACAAATAAAATGCAGATCCCCGGGGAAATCACGGGATTCCAGCAGGTCGAGATTTACGCCAAGGTCAGCAGTTACGTCAAAAGTCTTAACGTGGACATCGGAAGTAAAGTGCATGCCGGTCAACTATTGGCTGTATTGGAGGCTCCCGAATTGAGTTCACAGCTGTCAGCAGCCAAATCGCGGCTGAAATCACAGGAGGCGGTCTATATGGCTACAAAAAGCACTTACGACAGACTCTTCGAAACCAGCAAAGTAGAGGGAACGGTGGCTAGACTGGATCTTGAGGTTGCTGAGTCAAAAAAGAATGCTGATTTTGCGCAGTACCAAGCCGCTAAATCGGCCTACGCAGAGGTACAAAACCTGTTGAATTATTTGGAAATCAGAGCACCCTTCGACGGTGTAATCGCAACAAGAAATGTCAATCAGGGTGCCTATGTTGGTCCTGCTGGCCGTGGCTCGGAAATGCCCATCATGACCATTCAACAGCAACGTAAACTGAGGTTAGCCGTTGCTGTTCCGGAACAATATTCGGGTTTCCTGACCGAAAACCAGCCCTTACAATTTACTGTCAAATCATTGCCTGGGCAAACCTTCTCGGGTAAGATCGCACGTAAATCGGGTGCCCTGGACAGCCGATTAAGATCCGAACGGGTAGAAATTGACATTAACAATATCGACAACAAGTTATTGCCGGGCATGGTTGCAGAGGTCGAATTGCCTTTAACATCGCAGGATAGTACTTTTGTTGTACCGAAATCAGCCGTATTTACTTCGGGCGAAGGAAGTTTTGTGATTGCTGTTGTTTCGAACAAAACACAACGTATTCCTGTACAGAAAGGACGTAGCATCGATGGTCAGATCGAAATATTTGGTGACTTAAAACAAGACACCAAATTGGTCAGCAAAGCGGATGAAGAGATTATAGACGGTACATCAGTCAAATAG
- a CDS encoding efflux RND transporter permease subunit, giving the protein MAGPHEAVFQIALKDYHHDMDSFRDEYRKRLKAAVPDVQVSFEPIELTDKVLSQGSPTPIEVRIAGKNKKNNEKYAGKLIEELKAIPYFRDVQLAQSIKYPSYDIKIDRIRAAQLGIDLSEVTRSLIASTSSSRYTEKNTWIDEKAGLSYNVQVQVPIDKMKDEKEIGEIPLLKNSARPILSDVATITPSFTYGENDNLGAMPYVSVTANIDHTDLKTASKDVQRSIKALGELPRGLSMEQIGLGKVLSETMSSLESGLAVAIIVIFLMLSANFQSFKVSLVVLTTVPAVVLGSLLLLLLTGSTLNLQSYMGIIMSVGVSIANAVLLITNAEHIRRHNGDALAAAREAASLRLRPIIMTSLAMIVGMLPMAIGHGEGGEQVSPLGRAVIGGLLFSTFAVLVILPLIFAWAQEKSSTQSISLDPEDKESKHYIAALKPLS; this is encoded by the coding sequence ATGGCTGGTCCACATGAAGCTGTTTTCCAGATTGCACTGAAAGACTACCATCACGATATGGATAGTTTCCGTGATGAATACCGGAAACGCCTGAAAGCGGCAGTTCCCGATGTACAGGTATCCTTTGAACCGATCGAACTTACAGATAAAGTATTAAGTCAGGGATCGCCCACCCCTATTGAAGTTCGGATAGCAGGAAAAAACAAAAAGAACAACGAGAAGTACGCCGGTAAATTGATTGAGGAACTAAAAGCCATCCCTTATTTTAGAGATGTGCAATTAGCACAATCCATTAAATACCCTTCTTACGATATTAAGATAGACCGCATCCGGGCTGCACAACTGGGTATCGATCTCAGCGAAGTAACACGGTCGCTGATCGCTTCCACTTCTTCTTCGCGTTATACCGAAAAAAACACCTGGATCGATGAAAAAGCAGGACTTTCTTACAACGTCCAAGTTCAGGTTCCCATCGATAAAATGAAAGATGAGAAAGAAATCGGTGAAATCCCTTTATTGAAAAATTCAGCACGCCCAATACTGAGCGACGTTGCAACGATCACACCGTCCTTCACCTATGGCGAAAACGACAATTTAGGTGCAATGCCTTATGTATCAGTTACAGCAAATATTGATCATACCGATTTAAAAACAGCCTCCAAGGATGTACAGCGCAGTATCAAAGCCCTTGGTGAACTTCCTCGTGGTTTATCGATGGAGCAAATTGGACTTGGAAAAGTATTGTCAGAGACCATGAGCAGCCTCGAATCGGGTTTGGCCGTAGCCATTATCGTTATATTCCTGATGCTATCGGCTAACTTTCAGTCGTTCAAAGTTTCTCTGGTTGTGCTCACCACAGTGCCTGCGGTTGTGCTGGGCTCATTGCTTCTGCTGTTGTTAACCGGATCTACCCTCAACTTACAATCCTACATGGGGATTATCATGTCGGTGGGTGTATCCATTGCGAACGCTGTTTTGCTCATCACCAATGCCGAACATATCCGTCGGCATAATGGCGATGCCCTAGCTGCAGCGCGTGAGGCAGCATCCTTACGACTTCGGCCTATTATCATGACCAGTTTGGCCATGATTGTCGGTATGCTCCCGATGGCCATTGGTCATGGTGAAGGTGGCGAACAGGTTTCACCACTCGGTAGAGCCGTAATTGGAGGATTACTATTTTCAACATTTGCCGTACTCGTCATCTTACCGCTTATATTTGCTTGGGCGCAAGAAAAAAGCAGTACACAATCGATCTCATTAGATCCTGAAGACAAAGAAAGTAAACACTATATTGCGGCATTAAAACCTTTATCGTAA
- a CDS encoding efflux RND transporter permease subunit produces MNLIRFALRKPISILVLVLGLIVFGIGAVRSIKVDILPKMNLPVIYIAHPFGGYSPDQMESYFAKNYVNILLFANGVKSIETKNIQGLTLMKVSYYEDTNMAQAAAELSALANRIQASFPPGSQPPFIIRFDASSLPVGQLVLSSSKRSNNELQDLANVYVRASFTSIPGLLSPPPFGGSPRTIEVNVDPDLMRSHNMTPDQVVEALRLNNQTAPAGNVRIQDKNYITPTNNTIKDVKDFEKIPLFKGGVQNLYLGDIATVKDGADVTAGYALVNGKRSVYVSIAKAGDASTWEVVQNLKAALPKIQENLPDDVKLSYEFDQSVYVINSVKSLITEGAIGAILTGLMVLLFLGDRRAALIVILTIPISVISGVLFLKLFGQTINLMSLSGLALAIGILVDESTVTIENIHQHLDMGKPKALAIWDACKEIALPKLLILLCILAVFAPAFTMTGIPGSLFLPLALSIGFSMIISFLLSQTFVPIMANWLMKDHAHKAPHAVQPTGLNTDEAQFAATGLSVESEQDTLNQKKLLVEREDFNNDGKISIFERFRNRFMKMIDRLFKRKKTITVVYLLGAISLVVILLSTIGQDVFPKVNSSQFQMRLRAAEGTRIERTEEKAKLALAELEKLVGKEHISISSVYIGQHPDSFQYHRSIFSWLVHMKLFSRLH; encoded by the coding sequence ATGAATTTAATACGTTTTGCCTTACGCAAGCCGATATCTATCCTCGTACTCGTATTGGGACTTATTGTCTTTGGCATAGGTGCCGTTCGATCGATCAAGGTGGATATCCTGCCAAAAATGAACCTTCCGGTTATTTATATTGCCCATCCATTTGGTGGCTATTCGCCGGATCAAATGGAATCTTACTTTGCCAAAAACTACGTCAATATCCTTCTTTTTGCCAATGGGGTCAAGTCTATTGAGACCAAGAATATTCAAGGTCTGACCTTAATGAAAGTATCGTATTACGAAGACACCAACATGGCACAGGCTGCAGCCGAGCTAAGTGCCCTGGCCAATCGGATCCAGGCCTCCTTTCCTCCAGGCTCACAACCGCCTTTCATCATTCGTTTTGATGCCTCCTCCCTTCCTGTAGGCCAGCTGGTATTGAGTAGTAGCAAACGGTCCAATAATGAACTACAAGATCTGGCCAACGTCTATGTCCGGGCATCGTTTACGTCAATCCCCGGTCTACTGTCGCCCCCTCCTTTTGGGGGAAGTCCACGTACAATTGAGGTCAACGTTGATCCCGATTTAATGCGGAGCCACAATATGACACCCGATCAGGTCGTGGAAGCGCTAAGACTGAACAATCAAACCGCTCCGGCAGGAAACGTACGTATTCAGGACAAAAACTACATTACACCAACGAACAATACCATCAAGGATGTCAAAGATTTTGAAAAAATCCCGCTATTTAAAGGTGGAGTACAAAATCTTTACCTTGGCGATATTGCTACCGTAAAAGATGGTGCCGACGTTACCGCAGGCTATGCTTTGGTCAACGGCAAACGTTCCGTGTACGTCAGTATTGCCAAAGCCGGCGATGCTTCAACCTGGGAGGTTGTCCAAAACTTAAAAGCAGCCTTACCAAAAATTCAGGAAAATTTACCCGACGACGTCAAACTATCCTATGAATTTGACCAATCCGTCTATGTCATTAATTCCGTAAAGAGTTTGATTACCGAAGGTGCAATCGGCGCTATCCTTACCGGACTAATGGTCCTCCTATTTTTAGGTGATCGAAGAGCTGCACTGATCGTTATCCTAACCATTCCGATATCCGTGATCTCCGGCGTGCTCTTTCTAAAGCTCTTCGGGCAGACCATCAACCTCATGTCCCTCAGCGGACTAGCCTTGGCTATTGGTATCCTGGTCGACGAAAGTACGGTAACGATAGAAAATATACACCAGCATCTGGATATGGGCAAACCCAAAGCCTTGGCTATCTGGGATGCCTGTAAAGAGATCGCCTTACCCAAATTATTGATCCTGCTCTGTATACTAGCCGTATTTGCGCCGGCATTTACCATGACAGGCATCCCGGGTTCGTTATTTCTTCCCCTGGCTTTGTCCATTGGATTTTCAATGATCATATCCTTTCTCCTTTCGCAGACATTTGTTCCTATCATGGCCAACTGGCTTATGAAAGATCATGCGCATAAAGCGCCACATGCGGTCCAACCTACGGGTTTAAATACAGATGAAGCTCAATTTGCAGCAACTGGACTGAGTGTAGAATCAGAGCAGGATACCCTAAATCAGAAGAAACTATTGGTGGAACGGGAAGACTTTAACAACGATGGAAAGATCAGTATTTTTGAACGGTTCAGAAACAGATTCATGAAAATGATCGACCGTTTGTTCAAAAGGAAGAAAACCATTACCGTAGTTTATCTGCTGGGAGCAATAAGTCTTGTTGTCATTTTACTTTCCACAATCGGACAGGATGTATTTCCGAAAGTTAACTCCAGTCAGTTCCAAATGCGCCTCCGTGCGGCTGAAGGCACGCGTATCGAACGCACCGAAGAAAAAGCAAAACTAGCGCTGGCCGAACTGGAAAAACTGGTTGGGAAAGAACATATCAGCATATCCTCTGTCTATATCGGTCAGCACCCGGACAGTTTTCAGTATCACCGATCTATCTTTTCATGGCTGGTCCACATGAAGCTGTTTTCCAGATTGCACTGA
- a CDS encoding TolC family protein yields MLKLNLVLSLAVSLATSSSFAQKLTLRDAVEQGIANYGNIKAKEYYLQSSLQTNEQVKRDFWPNLNIVAQQDFGTVNGQNGPLYGFGGLGVASSGAALPEQNWNAAFGALYLANVNWDIYTFGRKKERIELAKSDTKRLQADLGQEQFQHKIKIAAAYLNLLASQRLEKNQQMNLDRALVFLNIAATKVKNGILPGVDSTLASAEVSRAKISLNQARENVKEQNNKLTVLMGIPAKDLQIDTLLVQKTPVELTPLSDNLIESNPILQFYKSKIELGEQQLKLSTKEYLPTVSAFGVFQTRGSGFKSDYITDLQAYSTNYWQGVRPSRQNYLLGLGINWNLTSIARINKKISAQRFTNDALREEYQTTEAQLTAQLDAADVKIQLARKSDLEAPRQVSAAQQAYNQKMTMYKNGLATLVDVTQTLYTLNRAETDREIVHINLWQSLLLKAAAAGDFDIFNKEL; encoded by the coding sequence ATGCTGAAATTGAATTTAGTGCTGTCATTGGCTGTATCACTTGCGACCTCCTCTTCCTTCGCTCAGAAGCTTACGCTTCGCGATGCCGTAGAACAGGGTATTGCAAATTATGGAAATATCAAGGCAAAGGAATATTATCTCCAGTCCTCCCTGCAGACCAATGAACAAGTCAAACGCGACTTTTGGCCCAATCTGAACATCGTAGCCCAACAGGACTTTGGAACAGTCAACGGACAAAATGGTCCACTGTATGGATTTGGTGGGCTGGGTGTAGCTTCTTCGGGAGCCGCTCTTCCAGAACAAAATTGGAATGCCGCATTTGGTGCGCTTTACTTAGCCAATGTCAATTGGGACATTTACACCTTTGGACGAAAAAAAGAACGTATCGAATTGGCCAAATCCGATACCAAACGACTACAGGCCGATCTCGGTCAGGAACAGTTCCAGCATAAAATCAAGATTGCTGCGGCTTACCTCAATTTATTGGCTAGTCAACGATTGGAAAAAAATCAACAGATGAATCTCGATCGTGCACTGGTATTTTTGAATATTGCTGCCACCAAAGTAAAAAACGGAATATTGCCCGGAGTGGATTCAACGCTTGCTTCAGCGGAAGTATCGCGCGCTAAAATCAGCCTCAATCAGGCCCGTGAAAATGTTAAGGAGCAAAACAACAAATTGACAGTATTGATGGGAATACCAGCAAAAGACCTGCAAATAGACACCTTGCTCGTTCAGAAAACACCCGTCGAGCTAACTCCCCTTTCAGACAACTTGATTGAAAGTAATCCTATTCTGCAATTTTATAAAAGTAAAATTGAACTTGGCGAACAGCAGTTGAAACTATCAACCAAAGAGTATCTTCCCACTGTAAGTGCCTTTGGAGTCTTTCAGACCAGAGGATCTGGCTTTAAAAGTGACTACATCACGGATTTACAAGCCTATAGCACAAATTATTGGCAAGGGGTTCGTCCCAGTAGGCAAAATTATCTCTTGGGATTGGGCATAAACTGGAACCTGACTTCGATTGCGCGTATCAATAAAAAAATCAGTGCACAGCGCTTTACGAACGATGCCCTAAGGGAAGAATACCAAACTACCGAAGCCCAATTGACAGCACAGCTGGATGCCGCTGATGTGAAAATCCAATTGGCCCGAAAAAGTGATCTAGAAGCTCCCCGACAAGTGTCGGCAGCTCAGCAAGCTTACAATCAAAAAATGACGATGTATAAAAACGGTCTAGCGACGCTTGTCGATGTGACGCAGACCCTTTATACACTAAATAGAGCCGAAACCGATCGAGAGATCGTCCACATCAATCTTTGGCAGTCGCTTTTACTAAAAGCCGCAGCTGCGGGAGATTTTGATATTTTCAACAAAGAACTATAA
- a CDS encoding sensor histidine kinase produces MRKVLENKVIQEIVLLIFSFILFTLNDWILILSWKGFLMGVFYFLILYAHAQLNRFFLLPLLLKKNKPLLYILASVATLLVFALILKELTDNVIYKNCFLYKNLVQKTFHYQFGVLLGSLICILGSIQFIEFYRFQRVKTRRELLSNQTQLSHLKKQLNPHFLFNTLNTIYGINLKYPERTSELIIKVSQLLRYQMECSDREFVGMDDEIDFISSYIELERERLGYRTKIEFDYQKEEDINYQIAPMLLITFVENAFKHGTCSIEDCFVHISIKIEKGNLYLHVRNSVPVKKRNVFSAKIGLENTIARLKLLYPNRYTLTTNSKKEEYEVSLVINL; encoded by the coding sequence ATGAGAAAGGTTTTGGAGAACAAGGTGATACAGGAGATCGTGCTATTGATCTTTTCGTTTATCCTCTTTACTTTGAACGATTGGATTTTGATCCTGAGCTGGAAGGGATTTTTGATGGGGGTGTTCTATTTCTTGATCCTTTATGCGCATGCGCAATTGAATCGCTTTTTCCTGTTGCCATTGCTACTTAAGAAGAATAAACCGCTGTTGTATATTTTGGCGTCGGTGGCAACACTACTGGTTTTTGCACTCATATTAAAAGAGCTAACGGATAATGTGATCTACAAGAATTGTTTTCTTTACAAGAATCTTGTTCAGAAAACGTTCCATTATCAATTTGGTGTATTATTGGGTTCGTTGATCTGTATATTGGGCAGTATCCAATTTATAGAGTTTTATCGCTTCCAACGGGTGAAGACCCGACGTGAACTGCTTTCCAATCAGACGCAATTGTCCCATTTAAAAAAACAGCTCAATCCACATTTTTTATTCAATACATTGAATACCATTTATGGTATTAATTTAAAGTATCCGGAACGTACCTCCGAATTGATCATCAAAGTTTCGCAGCTTCTCCGTTATCAGATGGAATGCAGCGATCGGGAATTTGTCGGTATGGATGATGAGATCGATTTTATCTCAAGTTATATCGAGCTGGAGCGTGAACGGTTAGGCTATCGCACGAAAATTGAATTTGATTATCAAAAAGAAGAAGATATCAATTATCAGATAGCGCCGATGCTATTGATTACTTTCGTAGAAAATGCTTTTAAACACGGAACCTGCAGTATTGAAGATTGTTTTGTACATATTTCGATCAAGATTGAAAAAGGGAACTTATATTTGCATGTACGGAATTCTGTTCCCGTGAAGAAAAGGAATGTTTTTTCGGCGAAAATAGGTCTGGAAAATACAATAGCGCGATTAAAGCTTTTGTATCCTAATCGGTATACATTAACGACAAATTCCAAAAAAGAGGAGTATGAGGTGTCATTGGTTATAAATCTTTAA
- a CDS encoding LytR/AlgR family response regulator transcription factor, with amino-acid sequence MNKNSCIVVDDEPAAHYVLVNYIERSTDLQLVAQCYNAFEALEFLRENKVDLIFLDIEMPEINGMEFLKMLDNPPKTILTTAYSEYALESYDYGVVDYLLKPISFPRFFKAVQRFLSYNTAVSPQEEEPKSISIRMDGRIIDVKLSQIDFIQSFGNYVKIVTPSQTFLTASTTQQILTQVPASKFIRIHKSYIASINKVIKYEHGMVQINNTSLPVGITFRRELQERLANK; translated from the coding sequence ATGAATAAAAATAGCTGTATTGTGGTTGATGACGAACCTGCGGCGCATTATGTACTGGTAAATTATATTGAAAGAAGTACTGATCTGCAGTTGGTCGCTCAGTGTTATAATGCTTTTGAGGCATTGGAGTTTCTTCGGGAGAACAAAGTAGATTTAATCTTCCTGGATATTGAAATGCCCGAAATTAATGGGATGGAGTTTCTGAAGATGCTGGATAACCCGCCCAAAACGATTTTGACAACAGCATATTCCGAATACGCCTTGGAGAGTTATGATTATGGCGTTGTTGATTATCTGTTAAAACCTATTTCATTTCCTCGTTTTTTTAAAGCTGTTCAACGTTTTTTATCCTATAACACGGCTGTGTCACCCCAGGAAGAAGAACCCAAATCAATTAGTATACGCATGGATGGCCGTATTATTGACGTTAAATTATCGCAGATCGATTTTATCCAGAGCTTTGGCAATTACGTGAAAATTGTCACTCCTAGTCAGACATTTTTGACCGCAAGCACCACCCAGCAAATTCTCACACAGGTGCCGGCATCAAAGTTTATCCGTATCCACAAATCTTACATTGCTTCGATCAATAAGGTGATCAAATATGAGCATGGAATGGTACAGATCAATAATACGTCCCTACCGGTCGGTATTACTTTCCGTCGGGAGTTACAGGAGCGGCTAGCCAATAAATAG
- a CDS encoding OsmC family protein → MKQHNYIATITWTGNRGSGTDHYKNYERSHRISIDGKAEIEGSSDPAFLGDPSKHNPEELLLASLSSCHMLWYLHFCSVNKIIVEEYVDHATAIMLEEESGKGRFKEVTLNPSVRVKDATMIAQAIELHQKASEYCFIANSVNFPVLHTPNVSISTCS, encoded by the coding sequence ATGAAACAGCATAATTACATCGCCACAATTACGTGGACAGGAAATCGCGGCAGCGGAACCGATCATTATAAAAACTACGAAAGAAGCCATCGCATTAGCATTGACGGCAAAGCTGAGATTGAAGGTTCTTCGGATCCAGCGTTCCTGGGAGACCCCAGCAAACACAATCCCGAAGAACTATTGCTTGCCTCCCTGTCCTCCTGCCATATGTTATGGTACCTGCATTTCTGCTCGGTCAATAAAATTATTGTAGAAGAATATGTAGACCATGCAACAGCGATCATGCTTGAAGAAGAAAGTGGAAAAGGCCGTTTTAAAGAAGTTACGCTAAATCCTTCGGTCCGGGTAAAAGATGCAACGATGATTGCACAGGCCATTGAATTACATCAAAAAGCAAGTGAATATTGTTTTATTGCCAATTCAGTAAACTTTCCGGTCTTGCACACCCCCAACGTCAGCATCAGCACTTGCAGCTAA
- the lpdA gene encoding dihydrolipoyl dehydrogenase: MEQYDLVVIGSGPGGYVAAIRSAQLGYKTALVEKYDTLGGTCTNVGCIPTKAILDSTHHYHEAQHHFAAHGIQVVGLSVDFDRLYARKDKVVLQNTQGLDFLMKKNKVTVIHGTASFVNNSTVEIATSAGERLSLGAKKFIIATGSKPATVPGVTIDKKRIISSTEALSLQEKPDKIVIIGGGVIGVEMASIFNRLGCEVTIIEYADRLLANMDHELGDALKKILLHDGIKILLEQAVYKTENVGTAANVFFRDRAGNEQQLQADYILVAVGRKAFTAGLGLENTAVQLDARGMIVTNEQLQTAVPHIYAIGDVIGGAMLAHKAEEEAIFVVEHIDGQKPKVHYDRIPSVVYTWPEVASVGATEEELKAKGITYTIGKFPFSANARARAGMDTQGFVKVLADPKYGELLGVHIIGARAADLIAQGVLGLEYEITADSMARVSYAHPTYSEVLMEAHTIASGRPSVNI, translated from the coding sequence ATGGAACAATATGATTTGGTTGTCATTGGGTCTGGCCCAGGCGGCTATGTTGCGGCGATTCGCAGTGCCCAATTGGGGTATAAAACCGCACTTGTAGAGAAATATGATACATTGGGTGGTACCTGTACCAATGTGGGCTGTATTCCCACAAAGGCAATTTTGGATAGTACGCATCATTATCATGAAGCACAGCATCATTTTGCTGCACACGGGATTCAGGTAGTGGGGCTATCGGTGGACTTTGATCGACTGTATGCGCGTAAAGATAAAGTGGTGTTGCAAAATACGCAGGGGTTGGATTTCCTGATGAAAAAGAATAAGGTAACAGTGATCCATGGAACGGCTTCTTTTGTCAATAATTCAACGGTGGAGATTGCTACATCAGCGGGGGAACGGCTGTCCCTTGGAGCAAAGAAATTTATCATCGCTACGGGTTCCAAACCAGCGACTGTTCCGGGAGTAACCATAGATAAAAAACGTATAATCAGCTCAACAGAGGCGTTGTCTTTGCAAGAGAAGCCAGATAAAATCGTTATTATCGGCGGCGGTGTAATTGGGGTTGAGATGGCATCCATATTCAATAGATTGGGTTGTGAGGTCACGATTATCGAATATGCCGATCGTCTCCTTGCCAATATGGATCATGAATTGGGAGATGCATTGAAAAAGATACTGCTGCATGATGGCATTAAAATTTTGCTTGAACAGGCTGTTTACAAAACAGAAAATGTAGGCACTGCGGCAAACGTTTTCTTTAGGGATCGAGCTGGTAACGAGCAGCAGTTACAGGCGGATTATATTTTGGTCGCTGTCGGACGGAAAGCATTTACAGCGGGGCTTGGTTTGGAGAATACAGCTGTTCAATTGGATGCGAGAGGGATGATCGTTACCAACGAGCAGTTACAGACGGCCGTTCCTCACATTTATGCTATTGGTGATGTGATCGGCGGAGCTATGCTGGCTCATAAAGCTGAAGAAGAAGCAATCTTTGTTGTCGAACATATCGACGGCCAAAAACCAAAGGTACATTACGATCGGATCCCTAGCGTGGTTTATACCTGGCCTGAAGTGGCTTCCGTTGGCGCAACAGAAGAGGAGCTCAAAGCAAAGGGTATAACGTATACGATTGGGAAATTCCCGTTTTCCGCCAATGCCCGTGCCCGTGCGGGGATGGATACGCAAGGTTTTGTAAAGGTGTTGGCCGATCCGAAATATGGCGAACTTTTGGGGGTTCATATCATTGGAGCACGTGCGGCCGATCTGATCGCCCAAGGTGTTTTGGGCTTGGAATATGAAATCACCGCCGATAGCATGGCAAGGGTGTCTTATGCACATCCTACTTATTCGGAGGTCTTGATGGAAGCGCATACCATTGCTTCGGGACGGCCATCCGTAAATATATAA
- a CDS encoding Crp/Fnr family transcriptional regulator, protein MDKQLLLKSIQKEIDLTEDEIVRLLAVVVSKKVKKKQYLLLEGDLSRYTIFVASGCLRSYCVDENGFQYIQQFAPEGWWIGDMYSLVTGKPGNLYIDAVFESEVWMISKVDLHRLYQEIPKLNVYFRILAENALVYYQSRSMENLRLAAKERYEKFCTRYPTLIDCLPQKQVAAYIGVTPEFLSKMLHQ, encoded by the coding sequence ATGGACAAACAGCTATTGTTGAAGAGTATTCAGAAAGAGATCGACCTCACGGAAGATGAAATCGTACGTCTATTGGCTGTTGTGGTATCCAAAAAAGTGAAGAAGAAACAATATTTGCTGTTGGAGGGCGATCTGAGCAGGTACACTATTTTTGTCGCTTCGGGTTGTCTAAGAAGTTATTGCGTGGATGAAAACGGCTTTCAGTATATTCAACAGTTTGCTCCCGAAGGCTGGTGGATCGGCGATATGTATAGTTTGGTAACCGGAAAACCGGGCAACCTATACATTGATGCGGTATTTGAATCTGAGGTATGGATGATTTCCAAAGTAGATCTGCATCGGCTCTATCAGGAGATTCCGAAACTGAATGTCTATTTTCGGATACTTGCCGAAAATGCATTGGTTTATTATCAAAGTCGATCGATGGAGAATCTCCGTCTAGCTGCCAAAGAACGTTACGAAAAGTTCTGTACACGTTATCCTACATTGATCGACTGTCTTCCGCAGAAACAAGTTGCCGCATATATCGGCGTTACGCCCGAATTTTTAAGCAAAATGCTGCATCAGTAG